In Psychrobacter immobilis, a single genomic region encodes these proteins:
- the pheS gene encoding phenylalanine--tRNA ligase subunit alpha: MTTPAATTDLSALPTLSTELSELNEAQLNELASAAEALVLQVTDVRALQDLRVQLTGKKSPLTGWSKQMGKLSSDDKKTYGGWLHQVRSRIQDALTAQQQQLEVAALNAKLASESIDITLPARGGQKGHLHPVTMITQRMQQYFIQAGFNVATGPEVESDYYNFEALNIPSHHPARAMHDTFYFDAHYLLRTHTSPVQIRTMEKNEPPIRIICPGRVYRNDSDQTHSPMFHQLEGLMVTESSTFAELKGLISEFLEAFFAKELTVRFRPSFFPFTEPSAEVDILDDNGKWLEVMGCGMVHPQVLTNCGIDAEKYTGFAFGMGIERFAMLYYGIDDLRLFFQNDVRFLKQFG, translated from the coding sequence ATGACTACCCCTGCTGCTACCACCGATTTGTCGGCGCTACCGACCTTGTCCACAGAGCTAAGCGAGCTTAATGAAGCTCAGCTAAATGAGTTGGCCAGTGCCGCTGAAGCCTTGGTTCTACAAGTAACCGATGTGCGTGCGTTGCAAGATTTGCGTGTGCAATTGACCGGTAAAAAGAGCCCATTAACTGGCTGGTCAAAGCAGATGGGTAAACTCAGCAGCGACGATAAAAAAACCTACGGCGGCTGGTTACATCAAGTCCGTAGCCGTATTCAAGATGCGTTAACCGCGCAGCAGCAGCAGCTAGAAGTGGCTGCACTAAATGCCAAGCTTGCAAGCGAAAGCATTGATATCACCTTGCCTGCTCGCGGTGGTCAAAAAGGTCATTTGCATCCTGTGACCATGATTACCCAGCGTATGCAGCAGTATTTTATCCAAGCAGGTTTTAACGTTGCTACTGGTCCTGAAGTCGAAAGCGACTATTATAACTTTGAGGCGCTTAATATTCCGTCGCATCATCCAGCACGCGCGATGCACGATACCTTCTATTTTGATGCGCATTATCTACTGCGTACGCATACCAGCCCCGTGCAGATTCGCACCATGGAAAAGAATGAACCGCCTATTCGCATTATTTGCCCAGGTCGCGTTTATCGCAATGACTCGGATCAAACGCATTCGCCGATGTTCCATCAGCTAGAAGGTTTAATGGTCACTGAGTCGAGCACTTTTGCTGAGCTAAAAGGCTTGATTAGTGAGTTCTTGGAAGCTTTTTTTGCCAAAGAGTTGACTGTACGTTTCCGTCCGTCATTTTTCCCCTTTACCGAGCCGTCAGCTGAAGTTGATATCCTCGATGACAATGGTAAATGGCTTGAGGTTATGGGCTGCGGTATGGTACATCCACAAGTACTGACCAACTGCGGTATTGATGCCGAAAAATATACTGGCTTTGCTTTTGGAATGGGGATTGAGCGCTTCGCGATGTTATATTACGGCATCGATGATTTGCGTTTATTTTTCCAAAATGACGTACGCTTTTTAAAGCAGTTTGGCTAG
- the rplT gene encoding 50S ribosomal protein L20, with amino-acid sequence MARVKRGVQANRRHKKILKRAKGYYGARSRVYRVAVQAVTKAGQYAYRDRRNKKRTFRRLWIARINAGARLNGLSYSRFINGMKLANITIDRRVLADIAMHDAATFTALVEKAKAALA; translated from the coding sequence ATGGCCCGTGTAAAACGTGGTGTACAGGCGAATCGTCGTCACAAAAAAATCCTAAAACGCGCAAAAGGCTACTACGGTGCCCGTTCACGTGTTTACCGCGTAGCGGTACAAGCAGTGACCAAAGCTGGTCAATATGCTTATCGTGACCGTCGCAACAAAAAACGTACCTTCCGTCGTCTTTGGATTGCACGTATCAATGCTGGTGCACGCTTAAACGGCTTAAGCTACAGCCGCTTTATCAATGGCATGAAATTGGCTAACATCACTATCGATCGTCGCGTACTTGCTGACATCGCTATGCATGATGCAGCGACTTTCACAGCGTTGGTTGAAAAAGCAAAAGCGGCATTAGCATAA
- the tatB gene encoding Sec-independent protein translocase protein TatB has protein sequence MFDIGFSELLLFGVIALIVLGPEKLPQAARTAGQWYAKIRRTVSTLQSEIEAELDLAETRQLMQKELAKIRQTEADMRREMAEMRGSMQEFESSQNQHLKASRDPGDDSTPRQNSQASSENDDNRPVQPKAFDYAYDSNRQAEKPESPEQSSAQGDNDSLKTHCSDNANPVSQTITTRPWENMWFRLGAYDKARRLPQPPYLPNYKADILLNSHIDSLLPKQASVNEQESH, from the coding sequence ATGTTTGATATCGGCTTTTCTGAACTACTCCTTTTTGGTGTTATCGCCCTAATCGTTTTGGGCCCAGAAAAACTGCCACAGGCAGCGCGTACCGCTGGGCAGTGGTATGCCAAAATTCGCCGCACGGTATCCACCCTGCAATCTGAAATCGAAGCTGAGCTTGATTTGGCAGAGACCCGCCAGCTTATGCAAAAAGAGTTGGCCAAAATTCGCCAGACTGAAGCAGATATGAGGCGTGAGATGGCGGAGATGCGCGGCAGTATGCAAGAGTTTGAATCCTCGCAAAACCAGCATTTAAAAGCATCGCGTGATCCAGGCGATGACAGTACGCCTAGACAAAATAGTCAAGCCAGTAGTGAGAATGATGATAATCGACCAGTGCAGCCAAAAGCGTTTGACTACGCCTATGACAGTAACAGACAGGCTGAGAAACCAGAAAGCCCTGAGCAGTCATCGGCACAAGGCGATAATGATAGTCTAAAAACTCACTGCAGTGATAACGCCAATCCAGTGTCTCAAACCATCACAACTAGACCGTGGGAAAATATGTGGTTTCGTCTTGGAGCTTATGATAAAGCGCGTCGTTTGCCGCAACCGCCCTACTTACCAAATTATAAAGCCGATATCTTACTAAATAGCCATATAGACAGTCTTTTACCTAAACAGGCTTCTGTTAATGAGCAGGAGAGTCATTAG
- the rpmI gene encoding 50S ribosomal protein L35 translates to MKVKMKTRSGAAKRFKKTANGFKRKQANKSHILTKKSAKRIRQLRGLKMVDKSDEAAVRRMCPYI, encoded by the coding sequence ATGAAAGTTAAGATGAAAACCAGAAGCGGTGCAGCTAAACGCTTCAAAAAAACAGCAAACGGCTTCAAGCGTAAGCAAGCAAACAAAAGCCATATCTTGACCAAGAAATCAGCTAAGCGTATTCGCCAGTTGCGCGGTCTTAAGATGGTGGACAAGTCTGACGAAGCAGCAGTTCGTCGTATGTGCCCATACATCTAG
- the hisI gene encoding phosphoribosyl-AMP cyclohydrolase — protein sequence MTLPAWLTAVNFNTDGLIPAIAQDYQSGRILMMAWMNAEALALTAQTQTAVYFSRSRSKLWHKGESSGHTQTVHDIRLDCDADVIVLSVTQAGGIACHTGRESCFYQSLDLSGATPEWHTVDKVLKDPADIYDTPKPASTQSDTEHTATNSGADDRQAHAHKGSVLQQLDDVLAERKHADADSSYVASLYAKGLNKILEKVGEESTESIIAAKDFANCDENSNKAQYDDARHELIYEVADVWFHTLVGLAWFDIESDAVLNELGRRFGLSGIDEKAAR from the coding sequence ATGACTTTACCTGCTTGGCTGACTGCCGTAAATTTCAATACTGATGGTTTAATCCCTGCAATTGCACAAGATTACCAATCAGGGCGCATTTTGATGATGGCGTGGATGAATGCAGAAGCGCTAGCACTCACCGCACAAACCCAAACTGCAGTTTATTTTTCGCGCTCGCGTAGCAAGCTGTGGCACAAAGGCGAATCATCAGGTCATACGCAGACGGTACATGATATTCGCTTAGACTGTGATGCCGATGTGATCGTACTGAGTGTGACCCAAGCAGGTGGCATTGCCTGCCATACTGGCCGTGAATCTTGTTTTTATCAGAGTTTGGATCTGTCTGGCGCGACACCTGAGTGGCACACAGTCGATAAGGTACTAAAAGACCCTGCTGATATTTATGACACCCCTAAACCTGCCAGCACCCAGTCTGATACCGAACATACTGCGACGAACTCTGGTGCTGATGACCGTCAAGCACACGCGCATAAAGGTTCTGTGCTTCAGCAACTCGATGATGTATTAGCAGAACGAAAACATGCTGATGCTGACAGCTCTTATGTGGCAAGCCTATATGCAAAGGGGTTGAATAAAATACTAGAGAAAGTTGGCGAAGAGAGTACTGAAAGTATCATTGCCGCCAAAGATTTTGCCAATTGCGACGAAAATAGCAATAAAGCGCAATACGATGACGCTCGTCATGAGCTCATCTATGAAGTGGCCGATGTCTGGTTTCATACATTAGTAGGACTGGCGTGGTTCGATATTGAGTCGGATGCGGTATTAAATGAGCTAGGTCGACGTTTTGGTCTATCAGGTATCGATGAAAAGGCGGCGCGATAG
- a CDS encoding thioesterase family protein, which translates to MSKQALVFNDDLFVFEAVMRVRHTETDMNQYVTIESLTALLSEARLRFLYAKGIKEVNADHQGLIVDTLQLEITARIRVREALLFEVGVEPLYDNGGNIVMKVTRMHTGETVAKAKQHFVNYDFHLNKVTIIDNATKEALYPHLFRI; encoded by the coding sequence GTGTCAAAACAGGCGCTGGTGTTTAATGATGATCTATTTGTTTTCGAAGCCGTAATGCGTGTGCGTCATACCGAAACGGACATGAATCAATATGTCACTATCGAATCACTCACCGCTTTGCTGTCTGAGGCGCGGCTGCGATTCTTATATGCCAAAGGTATCAAAGAAGTCAATGCAGATCACCAAGGCCTGATCGTTGATACATTACAGTTGGAGATTACTGCACGTATACGAGTACGTGAAGCGCTTTTGTTTGAGGTCGGCGTTGAGCCGTTGTATGATAATGGCGGCAATATAGTGATGAAAGTCACTCGCATGCACACGGGTGAGACGGTCGCAAAAGCTAAACAACACTTCGTCAATTATGATTTTCATCTCAATAAAGTGACTATCATTGATAATGCGACAAAAGAAGCACTGTATCCGCATTTATTTAGGATTTAG
- the tatA gene encoding Sec-independent protein translocase subunit TatA: MGSFSITHWLILLVVVVVVFGTSKLRNAGKDLGGAVKGFKEAVKDENTEHAKKHVVLDHDGNAHTEERPTTTKVDDTHNV, encoded by the coding sequence ATGGGTAGTTTTTCTATTACGCATTGGCTGATTTTATTGGTGGTAGTGGTGGTCGTATTTGGCACCTCAAAGCTTAGAAATGCTGGCAAAGATTTGGGCGGCGCAGTCAAAGGCTTCAAAGAAGCGGTCAAAGACGAAAATACTGAGCATGCTAAAAAGCATGTGGTGCTCGATCATGATGGCAATGCACACACTGAAGAGCGCCCAACAACCACCAAGGTTGATGACACGCATAATGTATAG
- a CDS encoding tRNA dihydrouridine synthase yields the protein MNTNQQLQIRQNTIRQLFANPVRLLAPMEGLTDPLMRQILTQIASDLGRPYDWSVSEFIRVTQHVLPAHVFYKYVPELRHDAKTASGTPIHVQLLGSEAQLMAENAAYAAALGAPAIDINFGCPAKTVNSHRGGSVLLDEPETMYQIISAVRQAVPVHIPVSAKIRLGYTDTSRMDDIKAAISDSGTDWLTIHARTKTQGYKPPAYWNKIQSFNGLDIPVIANGEIWNTEHAQNCMTQAGTEHLMLGRGAVTRPDLVARVDCGSDDAMLSAATLSWEAMVTHQIRFLEGQAKTEVILVGRYKQWLAMLIKGYSEAKVLWDSIKREKNKAAIISALQASVRQ from the coding sequence ATGAATACTAATCAGCAACTTCAAATACGTCAAAATACCATCCGTCAGTTATTCGCCAATCCCGTCCGCCTGCTCGCTCCAATGGAAGGCTTGACTGATCCATTAATGCGACAAATTCTCACGCAAATTGCATCGGACTTGGGTCGCCCTTATGATTGGTCGGTTAGCGAATTTATCCGTGTGACTCAGCACGTATTGCCTGCGCATGTATTTTATAAATACGTTCCAGAACTGCGTCATGATGCTAAAACTGCCTCTGGCACGCCTATTCATGTCCAGTTGCTCGGTAGTGAAGCGCAACTCATGGCAGAAAATGCTGCTTATGCTGCCGCGCTTGGTGCACCGGCGATTGATATCAACTTTGGTTGCCCTGCCAAGACTGTCAATAGCCACCGTGGTGGTTCCGTATTGTTGGATGAGCCCGAAACCATGTATCAGATTATCAGCGCGGTGCGGCAAGCTGTTCCCGTTCATATTCCAGTATCAGCCAAAATTCGTTTAGGTTATACCGATACCAGCCGCATGGATGATATTAAAGCTGCGATTAGCGACAGTGGTACTGATTGGCTGACCATTCATGCGCGGACCAAAACTCAAGGCTATAAGCCGCCAGCCTATTGGAACAAGATTCAAAGTTTTAATGGGCTAGATATTCCAGTCATTGCCAATGGCGAGATATGGAATACAGAGCACGCGCAAAACTGTATGACTCAAGCTGGTACAGAACATTTGATGTTAGGTCGCGGCGCGGTTACTCGTCCAGATTTGGTTGCTCGTGTGGATTGCGGTTCAGATGATGCCATGCTAAGTGCGGCAACGTTGTCATGGGAAGCAATGGTCACCCATCAGATAAGATTTTTGGAAGGTCAGGCTAAAACTGAAGTTATCTTGGTTGGTCGTTACAAGCAGTGGTTAGCAATGCTCATCAAAGGCTATAGCGAAGCAAAAGTTTTATGGGACAGTATTAAAAGAGAAAAAAATAAAGCAGCTATCATTAGTGCACTGCAAGCCAGTGTGCGCCAATAA
- the pheT gene encoding phenylalanine--tRNA ligase subunit beta, whose amino-acid sequence MKISEQWLRQWVNPNNSSEQLAEQLTMAGLEIDDRFAVARAFSGVVVGEVISVEQHPDADKLRVTQVNIGAAEPLQIVCGAPNVTVGMKVPVATVGAVLPSDDKKGFTIKNGNLRGVDSNGMLCGASEIDLVDDIDGLLELPADAPIGMDIREYLGLDNQILDISITPNRGDCFSVRGIAREISVINDLPMQLPEIPTNVVVTDKGANTATPAVTVSAIEACPRYLLQSISNIDRSIDTPKWMQDALVQSGLRSHNFLVDVTNYVLMELGQPLHAFDADTIEGDIVVRLAQPEETITLLNEQTITLTGDELLIADDKGALALAGIMGGQRSSVTDSTTNIVVESAFFGQLAIAARARRFGLHTDASQRFERGVDFALPELALARAVDLITSVTGGQAGQIVKAESSDHLPARASITLPVSKVRDVIGIEIEPTVMVRILTQLGFAVVQQADSLICTPPSYRFDMSIKEDLIEEIARIYGYDNIPSVLPHLQVSMDYDDTADLTHEMKLALVDNGYMEAISFSFSDAKIEALLDDKALGEVLALANPISSDLAVMRRTLLSSLLPCVQYNLNRQQPRVRFFETGLSFVGQSISELVQTPSIALVAVGDVWDEQAYQNRALDFYDLKHDVEQLLPAQMDSARIRYERSELAFLHPGQSAKLYIDDEYVGWLGQLHPNTANQLDLPATWVAQLSLAPLLTLAREQHTISTPSKFPQVRRDIAILVDSEISLQTLESTIRAAAGELLADLWLFDVYQGDNVPAGQRSLAFALIWQDNAQTLSDDAIKTATDKVVQALTKQHAAKLRDS is encoded by the coding sequence ATGAAAATTAGCGAACAGTGGCTACGTCAATGGGTAAACCCCAACAATAGCAGTGAGCAATTGGCCGAACAACTCACGATGGCAGGACTTGAGATTGATGATCGCTTTGCGGTTGCCCGTGCTTTTAGTGGTGTGGTTGTCGGTGAAGTCATCAGCGTCGAGCAGCATCCAGATGCCGATAAACTACGCGTTACGCAGGTTAATATTGGTGCAGCTGAACCGTTACAAATCGTCTGCGGCGCACCCAATGTCACCGTTGGTATGAAAGTACCGGTTGCCACCGTTGGGGCAGTACTCCCAAGCGATGACAAGAAAGGCTTCACAATTAAAAATGGCAACCTACGTGGTGTCGACTCTAACGGTATGCTATGCGGCGCGTCTGAAATTGATTTAGTCGATGACATTGATGGTCTGCTCGAATTGCCAGCAGATGCACCGATTGGCATGGATATCCGTGAGTATTTAGGTTTAGACAATCAAATCCTAGATATTTCTATCACGCCAAATCGCGGTGATTGCTTTAGCGTACGCGGTATTGCGCGCGAAATATCAGTTATCAACGATTTGCCAATGCAGCTGCCTGAGATTCCTACCAATGTGGTAGTTACTGATAAGGGTGCTAATACTGCTACGCCAGCGGTAACGGTCAGTGCAATTGAAGCGTGCCCGCGCTATTTACTACAATCAATCAGCAATATTGATCGTAGCATCGACACTCCGAAATGGATGCAAGATGCGCTGGTTCAGTCAGGACTACGCTCGCACAACTTTTTGGTTGATGTGACCAACTATGTGTTGATGGAGTTGGGTCAGCCGCTACATGCTTTTGATGCCGATACTATCGAGGGTGATATCGTTGTGCGTTTGGCACAGCCTGAAGAAACGATTACTTTATTGAATGAGCAAACCATTACCTTAACCGGTGATGAATTGCTCATCGCTGATGATAAAGGCGCACTGGCACTTGCCGGAATCATGGGCGGTCAGCGTAGTAGTGTGACTGATAGCACCACCAATATTGTTGTAGAAAGCGCTTTCTTTGGTCAGTTAGCTATTGCCGCACGCGCACGCCGTTTTGGCTTACATACAGATGCCTCACAACGTTTTGAGCGAGGGGTGGACTTTGCGTTACCAGAGCTAGCACTGGCACGTGCTGTTGATTTGATTACTAGCGTTACTGGTGGGCAAGCCGGACAAATAGTAAAAGCAGAAAGTAGCGATCATCTACCAGCTCGCGCATCGATAACGTTGCCAGTTTCTAAAGTTCGTGATGTCATCGGTATTGAGATTGAGCCAACAGTGATGGTTCGTATCTTAACCCAATTAGGGTTTGCAGTAGTGCAGCAAGCCGATAGTCTGATTTGCACGCCACCTTCTTATCGCTTTGATATGAGTATTAAAGAAGACCTCATCGAAGAAATTGCGCGTATCTATGGCTATGACAATATTCCAAGCGTGTTGCCACATTTGCAAGTCAGTATGGATTATGACGATACCGCAGACTTGACCCATGAGATGAAGCTGGCGCTAGTCGATAATGGCTATATGGAAGCCATTAGCTTTAGCTTTAGTGACGCAAAAATAGAAGCTTTACTTGATGATAAAGCCCTAGGAGAAGTGTTGGCACTGGCCAATCCTATCTCTAGTGACTTAGCCGTGATGCGCCGTACTTTGCTATCAAGCTTATTGCCTTGCGTGCAGTACAATCTCAATCGTCAGCAGCCACGCGTTCGTTTCTTTGAAACAGGGCTTAGTTTTGTTGGTCAAAGTATTAGTGAATTAGTACAAACGCCAAGTATTGCGTTAGTAGCAGTTGGCGATGTCTGGGACGAGCAAGCGTATCAAAACCGTGCGTTAGACTTTTACGATCTGAAGCATGATGTTGAACAGTTATTACCCGCTCAAATGGATAGCGCCCGTATTCGCTATGAGCGCAGTGAGCTTGCTTTCTTGCATCCGGGTCAAAGCGCTAAGCTCTATATTGATGATGAATATGTCGGTTGGTTGGGTCAGTTGCATCCTAACACGGCTAATCAGTTAGATTTGCCAGCTACGTGGGTTGCTCAATTATCACTTGCGCCATTACTGACCCTTGCCCGTGAGCAGCATACCATCAGCACCCCAAGCAAATTTCCACAAGTACGCCGTGATATTGCCATTTTAGTAGACAGCGAGATCAGCTTACAGACATTAGAGTCGACGATACGCGCAGCAGCTGGTGAGCTATTGGCTGATCTGTGGTTGTTTGATGTGTACCAAGGCGACAACGTGCCAGCTGGTCAGCGCTCATTAGCTTTTGCGCTAATATGGCAAGACAATGCACAAACGCTATCTGATGACGCCATCAAAACAGCGACTGACAAAGTGGTACAGGCGCTAACGAAGCAACATGCTGCAAAACTGCGTGACAGCTAA
- a CDS encoding UvrD-helicase domain-containing protein, which translates to MSASMPAYMSDPTDEQLSALNMAMDHKSFKVVAYAGAGKTTTLKLIGERLRGRGLYLAFNKTIANDARSKFPPHVECRTFHSLAYRHVARDITAKLSLPRFSPKRLGDDLGLQPVQVRRQMDGINKYITLTPARLSRFVSDAVSNFCSTHASYPAPRHILFPSWLDDSDAEQLREMLYPAVEQRWLQSIDARHPAGIGHDIYLKLWALSKPSIPADFILFDEAQDADPLMMGILTQQPRQVIYVGDAHQQIYEWRGAVNAMKKLPLPQTLLTQSFRFGEPIAEIANTLLKALQEDVPLKGNPNKQSSTDKGMVHSKKDAILCRTNAAAMSQLLTGLKLGHRVALQADTDRMLKFCQAAENLKNGKSAYGVPELAYFYNWGDVQEYSETNEGSDLKTLVKLVDDHGTNVLSQAVNSLTSIENADYVISTAHKAKGLEWGKVQLDDDFYYDVTTNAVKISPEELRLLYVACTRAQSNLDIHNIKDLISGLQTGKKVIFGNT; encoded by the coding sequence ATGTCCGCATCTATGCCAGCTTATATGAGCGATCCCACTGATGAGCAGCTGAGCGCGCTCAACATGGCGATGGATCACAAGTCATTTAAAGTGGTGGCTTATGCGGGTGCTGGTAAGACGACGACCTTAAAACTGATTGGAGAGCGTTTACGTGGACGCGGCTTATACTTAGCCTTTAACAAAACCATTGCTAATGATGCTCGCTCAAAGTTTCCACCGCATGTGGAATGTCGCACCTTTCATTCGCTTGCTTATCGGCATGTCGCCCGTGATATCACTGCTAAGCTGTCGTTACCGCGTTTTTCACCCAAACGTCTGGGTGATGATTTGGGTTTGCAGCCCGTGCAAGTACGTCGGCAAATGGATGGTATAAACAAATACATTACCCTCACTCCAGCCCGACTATCGCGTTTTGTCAGTGATGCCGTCAGCAATTTTTGTAGTACGCATGCCAGTTATCCTGCACCTAGACATATATTGTTTCCCAGCTGGCTCGATGATTCTGACGCAGAGCAGCTGCGTGAAATGCTCTACCCTGCTGTTGAGCAGCGCTGGTTACAGTCAATTGATGCACGCCATCCTGCTGGTATCGGGCATGATATTTATCTTAAATTGTGGGCATTATCGAAGCCTAGTATTCCCGCTGATTTTATTTTGTTTGATGAAGCCCAAGATGCCGATCCCTTGATGATGGGAATTTTGACCCAGCAGCCACGGCAGGTCATTTATGTGGGTGATGCTCATCAGCAGATTTATGAATGGCGCGGCGCAGTCAATGCGATGAAAAAACTACCCTTACCACAAACCTTATTGACCCAGTCGTTTCGTTTTGGCGAACCGATTGCTGAGATTGCCAATACTTTGCTCAAAGCATTGCAAGAAGACGTCCCGTTAAAAGGCAATCCTAATAAGCAGTCTTCTACTGATAAGGGTATGGTACATAGTAAAAAAGATGCCATCCTTTGCCGCACTAATGCCGCCGCAATGTCGCAATTATTAACTGGTTTAAAATTAGGTCATAGGGTAGCGCTACAAGCCGATACTGATCGTATGCTTAAATTTTGTCAGGCAGCTGAAAATTTAAAGAATGGTAAATCGGCGTATGGCGTACCCGAACTGGCATATTTTTATAATTGGGGCGATGTGCAAGAGTATTCTGAAACCAATGAAGGCAGTGATCTAAAAACACTGGTGAAACTCGTCGATGATCATGGCACCAATGTCCTGAGCCAAGCGGTCAATAGTCTCACCAGTATCGAAAATGCTGACTATGTTATCTCCACTGCCCACAAAGCGAAAGGGCTCGAATGGGGAAAGGTACAGCTGGACGATGATTTCTATTATGATGTGACCACCAATGCAGTCAAGATCAGCCCTGAAGAGTTGCGTTTGCTCTACGTCGCTTGCACACGTGCCCAGAGCAATTTGGACATCCATAATATTAAAGACTTGATATCTGGTTTGCAGACAGGTAAAAAAGTGATTTTTGGTAATACTTAA
- a CDS encoding MAPEG family protein: MNALLELVSDTAASAIWAMVAASLLPLAMALTAKAIGGFNLADNAHPRDFLQGTTGAAARANAAQQNSYETLPIFLAAVLTAMLFFVPQSIINILAWLYVLIRIGFCVAYITNLATFRSILWVLSIACCLMLFYLAIRVSI; this comes from the coding sequence ATGAATGCACTTCTGGAATTAGTCTCTGATACCGCAGCGTCCGCAATTTGGGCGATGGTCGCAGCAAGTTTACTACCGCTTGCCATGGCATTGACAGCGAAAGCTATTGGCGGCTTTAATTTGGCTGACAATGCCCATCCACGTGATTTTTTACAAGGTACGACGGGCGCGGCCGCACGTGCTAACGCGGCCCAGCAAAACAGCTATGAGACGTTGCCAATATTTTTGGCAGCAGTACTGACGGCAATGCTGTTTTTCGTACCACAATCGATTATCAATATACTGGCGTGGTTGTACGTACTGATTCGTATCGGTTTTTGCGTGGCTTATATTACTAATTTGGCGACGTTTCGCTCCATACTTTGGGTGTTATCGATTGCCTGTTGTTTGATGTTATTCTATTTAGCGATTAGAGTGAGTATTTAA
- the tatC gene encoding twin-arginine translocase subunit TatC has translation MGLFKRKKSRQEKVADSDIETSTATIDGNIDSNTEDSGDILSSLGDMPITEHLIELRSHLIKICVAVLVIFLALVGFSRELYDFLSNPLVAQLPANATMIATDITSNFMAPIRLTVFVAAFFAMPYILYQIWSFVAPGLYKKEKKIAIPVLMSSIFLFYAGVAFSYFIVLKGVLKFFIMFAPQNVLPMTDIDSYLSFALKLFMVFGLTFEIPVVTLLLILTGVVSIQSLEDKRRYIIVGCFAVAAVVTPPDGVSMLMLAIPMWLLFELGVFLAKVLIKEEHSPTLASDTGLNKE, from the coding sequence GTGGGCTTATTTAAACGTAAAAAAAGCCGTCAAGAAAAAGTCGCGGATTCAGATATCGAGACCTCAACAGCTACCATTGATGGTAATATCGACAGCAATACTGAGGACTCTGGCGATATCTTAAGCTCACTTGGCGATATGCCGATTACCGAGCATTTGATTGAGCTGCGTAGTCATTTGATTAAGATATGTGTTGCCGTACTGGTAATATTCTTGGCCTTGGTCGGATTTTCACGCGAGCTTTATGATTTTTTGTCCAACCCATTGGTTGCCCAGTTGCCTGCCAACGCAACGATGATCGCGACGGATATCACTTCCAACTTTATGGCACCGATACGCCTGACTGTTTTTGTCGCTGCATTTTTTGCAATGCCCTACATTTTGTATCAAATCTGGTCGTTTGTCGCACCCGGTTTATATAAAAAAGAGAAAAAAATCGCCATTCCCGTTTTAATGTCCTCTATATTTTTATTTTATGCGGGTGTGGCTTTCTCTTATTTTATTGTACTCAAAGGCGTTCTCAAATTCTTTATTATGTTCGCGCCGCAGAACGTCTTGCCGATGACCGACATCGACAGTTATTTAAGTTTTGCACTCAAACTCTTTATGGTATTTGGTTTAACCTTTGAGATTCCAGTCGTCACCTTGCTATTGATATTGACGGGCGTCGTCTCCATTCAGAGCTTAGAAGATAAACGCCGTTATATTATTGTCGGCTGTTTCGCCGTTGCTGCGGTCGTGACACCGCCTGATGGGGTGTCGATGTTGATGCTCGCCATTCCGATGTGGTTGTTGTTTGAGCTAGGAGTATTTTTAGCGAAAGTATTAATTAAAGAAGAGCACAGTCCTACTTTAGCAAGCGATACAGGGTTAAATAAAGAATAA